ATTCAAAAGCATGACATTATATAAGAAGGCTTAGAAATTCTATAGAACATGATTTTGTAGATCCGACATTTAAATATAATATTTGCTTTTCTTTAGAGTTATTGTTCATAATTATTGGTAGAATAATGCTAGCGATAAATAAATATTTAAAATCTGACAAAGAAGTTAGAAAGACACTTGATCACTTGAAAAGAGAAAAATAAAAATTGGGGAGGGTACATTATGAATAAATGAAATGAAATACAATTAAATAACTTTAATGGACCCTTAGATCTATTGCTACACTTAATAAAAGAAAAAGAAATGAATATTATGGATATAAATCTTTTAGAGTTGTCTTCACAATATATTAACTATATTAAAGAATATGAATCTTTAGATATAGAAATAGCAAGTGAATATCTTGTTATGGCAGCATATTTAATAGAGCTTAAATCAAAACTTTTAATACCAAAAGAAGAGGTAGAAGTTGATTCTAATTATGAAGAACAAGAAAGAGATGAATTGATTAGAAGATTAATGGAATACCATAAGATCAAAGAAGTTACTGATTTTTTCAAAAATAAACAAGAAGATTTTTTGAAAACTTTTAGTAAATCAAAAAGTATTATTAAAATTGCAAAAATTGATGACGATAAATTGCCGTTGGCTGAAAATAATATTGATATCGATAAATTCTCAAATATTTTCTTAAGAGCAATAGAAAAGAACAAGTTTAAAAAAATGGAAGTTAATACAATAACTTCTATTGAAGTTTCTCCTGAAGAAATTGCAGAAGAAATAAAAGATTTCTTGAACAAAAATAAAATTAATGAAATTGAACTTGGAAAACTTATTGAAATAAAAGAATTCTCAGTAAGAGTTATGGTGGCAACATTTTTGGCTGTTTTAGACCTAGCTGCTAAAAAATTTATCACACTTTCTCAAAAGAATGAAGAAGTTATTGTAAAATATTTAGGTTAACAAATTTGGAGGTAAATTATGGATAATAAAAAGAAAATGGCAATTGCTGAAGGTTTGCTATTTGTTAATGGTGATGAAGGAACTACAATAGAGGATTTGCAATTCATATTAAATGATGTTAGTGAAGATGAAATTGAAGTTTTGATTGATGATTTAATCCAAAAGTATAACAAAGATGATTCTTCTGGTTTGAGTATTCAAAAATTTGCTAAAAATAAATACAGAATGATCACTAAAAAAGAAAATGCTGAGTTTTATGCAAAACTTGCAAATGTTAAAACAGAATCTAAGTTATCAACAGCAAGTATTGAAACATTATCTATAATTGCATACAAAGGTCCAATATCTAGATCTAATGTTGAAGACATTAGAGGTGTAAATTGTGAAACAATATTTTATAAATTGAAATTAAGAAATCTAATTGAAGAAGCAGGTAAGTCAGATGAAATTGGTAAACCAATGCTTTATAAAGTAACTGAAGATTTCCTTAAATACTTTAACCTTAATAGTTTAGATGATTTACCTAAATTAAAAGAGGCAATAGAAGAAGAAAAAGATATCTTCAATAGAGGTTCATAATGGAAGAAAGATTACAAAAGATTATAGCCTCAAGAGGATACTGTTCAAGAAGAAGAGCTGAAGAACTTATTGTTCAAGGAAGAGTAAAAGTCAATGGAGATGTTGTCAGAGAACTTGGTTCCAAGTTTGATACAAATGTAAAAATTGACATTAACAATAGAGGTTTAGAAGAAGTTAAAGAAAAAGTTTATTACTTATTTAATAAACCAAGATTAGTACTAACAACTATGCATGACCCAAAAGATAGAAAAACTGTTGCTGAATTTTTTAAAGATTCAAAATTTAGAGTCTATCCGGTTGGGAGATTGGATTATGATGTTTCGGGTGCACTTATAATGACAAATGATGGAGAATTTGCAAACTTTGTAATGCACCCAAAATATGAGTTTAGAAAAACTTATCAAGCATTGT
This genomic interval from Spiroplasma monobiae MQ-1 contains the following:
- a CDS encoding segregation and condensation protein A, which produces MNKWNEIQLNNFNGPLDLLLHLIKEKEMNIMDINLLELSSQYINYIKEYESLDIEIASEYLVMAAYLIELKSKLLIPKEEVEVDSNYEEQERDELIRRLMEYHKIKEVTDFFKNKQEDFLKTFSKSKSIIKIAKIDDDKLPLAENNIDIDKFSNIFLRAIEKNKFKKMEVNTITSIEVSPEEIAEEIKDFLNKNKINEIELGKLIEIKEFSVRVMVATFLAVLDLAAKKFITLSQKNEEVIVKYLG
- the scpB gene encoding SMC-Scp complex subunit ScpB, which encodes MDNKKKMAIAEGLLFVNGDEGTTIEDLQFILNDVSEDEIEVLIDDLIQKYNKDDSSGLSIQKFAKNKYRMITKKENAEFYAKLANVKTESKLSTASIETLSIIAYKGPISRSNVEDIRGVNCETIFYKLKLRNLIEEAGKSDEIGKPMLYKVTEDFLKYFNLNSLDDLPKLKEAIEEEKDIFNRGS
- a CDS encoding pseudouridine synthase; this encodes MEERLQKIIASRGYCSRRRAEELIVQGRVKVNGDVVRELGSKFDTNVKIDINNRGLEEVKEKVYYLFNKPRLVLTTMHDPKDRKTVAEFFKDSKFRVYPVGRLDYDVSGALIMTNDGEFANFVMHPKYEFRKTYQALCKGKVHKYQIKQLVDGVTIDDDYKTKAIQARILKYDEEFDESVIELTIAEGRKHHVKKMLIAADIYLRKLKRTQIEFLTLDELPIGKFRELKSHEIKQFYGIYNSLKVKGRK